CCTGAGCAAAGGTCAGCAGGCACCCGCTTTGCGGGTGATCGTGGCTGAAGCCGCGCCTACAGCGGTCGCTTCAAATCAATGGAGCTGGGCTTTCAGCGATTGCTGTAGCGGCCGTGCTTGCCGTGGGCGGGCATGGCTTGATTGCCGCGCTCGGCGATCATCTGGCGCAGGCTGACCAGCTCGATGCCCTGGGCCTTGAGCTTGGGGATCTCGCGGCTCAACACGTCCAGTGTCTGCGGGTAGGGGTGCCCGATCAGCACCGCCGAGCCCTGCTTGCGGGCCAGGTCAATACCCTGCTGCAACTGGCCATTGATCGCTTCCACGGTGCGTACGTCATCGAGGAACACATCCCGTGAGACATGGGCCAGGCCGACTGCCTGTGCCTCTGCCGCCGCGACGGTGGCGGCGCTGGTGCGGCTGTCGACGAAGAACAGGTGGCGGCGCTGCAGCTCCGCCATCAGCCAGTGCATCGGCTCACGCTGGGCGGTCATGCGGCTGCCCATGTGGTTGTTGATGCCGGCGGCGTAGGGCACTTTGGCCAATGCGGCGTCCAGGCGCCGGGCCAG
This genomic stretch from Pseudomonas entomophila L48 harbors:
- a CDS encoding divergent polysaccharide deacetylase family protein, encoding MRYLLCTLFCLMLGAAQAAPGKAYMSIIIDDLGQSDERDSRTLALPGPVTMAIMPDTPHATDFARQAHKAGRTVILHMPMDPATGPYAWHPGTAIEELARRLDAALAKVPYAAGINNHMGSRMTAQREPMHWLMAELQRRHLFFVDSRTSAATVAAAEAQAVGLAHVSRDVFLDDVRTVEAINGQLQQGIDLARKQGSAVLIGHPYPQTLDVLSREIPKLKAQGIELVSLRQMIAERGNQAMPAHGKHGRYSNR